The following is a genomic window from Bacteroidales bacterium.
CTCTGGTCGAGCTCACGCTGGTCGGAGGTAAATGATGCCAGCCCTGCAAGTGTAAGCAGGGTATCAGGTGCAATCTTCCCTTCGCTGATTTTTTTCTCCCATCGTGAATGAACCGGAATTTTTCCGTCGGAGGCAATAAAGCCTTTCTCTTCCTTTGTAAGTGATGGAAACATATCCTCGCAGCCCTCTTCATGAGCTATGTGTATAAGTTCGGAACCGGTTGCCGGTACTTTGGCTGCCAGTCTTTCTGCCAGATGAAGAACCTTTGTATCAACTTCCCAGAATTTTTCAACGTGTGCTTCCTTAGCTGAGTCAAACATACTTATGTCGTAATTCTCATGCATCCGTGAAGAAAACTTCCCACTCAACTCCTTGTGTCCGGATGCCGCTACTTTCGGGGGCATTGTATAAACATCTGTTCCTGCAAGAAGTTCCAGCTGAGTATGGTTTCTGAGACTTGCAGCTATAAGTTTAGTCTGCCAGGGATTCTCTGCAGATAGGCCGGTTACCCAGTTCTGGGAAGCAATAACTGCCATCTCTCCTGCTCCCGAACCATCACCAAGCTTGTTGTTAATCATATATGCTCCTATCCTGCCAAGAAATACATTAAGATAATCTGGTCGGGCCACACGGGTCACAAGTACATT
Proteins encoded in this region:
- a CDS encoding transaldolase; amino-acid sequence: MADLSTRISDFVWKNLNEKHVTGKKDPFWEALRNTGTELWLDTGDMEEAESNWSAEMSALTTNNTLLNNEIQKGIYDIFISEAKSIVRELPQEDRVKEIAFILNARHGLRLAQKFGGYVSVELHTDTAHDIKAILSYGKRFHDICPEQFIVKVPYTAEGLIGARLLKDMGVKINFTLEFSARENVLVTRVARPDYLNVFLGRIGAYMINNKLGDGSGAGEMAVIASQNWVTGLSAENPWQTKLIAASLRNHTQLELLAGTDVYTMPPKVAASGHKELSGKFSSRMHENYDISMFDSAKEAHVEKFWEVDTKVLHLAERLAAKVPATGSELIHIAHEEGCEDMFPSLTKEEKGFIASDGKIPVHSRWEKKISEGKIAPDTLLTLAGLASFTSDQRELDQRIRNIIE